The Belonocnema kinseyi isolate 2016_QV_RU_SX_M_011 chromosome 2, B_treatae_v1, whole genome shotgun sequence nucleotide sequence ATCTTCTGCACAAAATCCAGTTATGCCTTCATCTCTACCTGAAGGATACCACGCAGGCGGCCAAAATGAATCACAAACTGCAAATAATTGCAACGAAAATAACTACAGACCCATGATCCTACAAAAAATGTTGCAAGCTCCTCTCGGCACGAATTTGAGTGCCATGGCTCGTCTTGAAGCTAATCGATTGTGGTCCTCTGAACATTATCGCTCAAATCGAGAACTTTGGGAAAATAATTCAGACACAGTAACTGCAGGTTCCGAAAGCAATGATGAGAATTGGGACGACCGCGCagatttttataatcaaaatcaaCTTCCTCAGTTTACTCTTGAACAAATGATGCATTTTTTCCAGACTAGCAATCAAAATGGATTAAATCAACACAATAGCCAATTCACTTACGCTCCTCCGAATGTTCAAGAAAACTGTCAATCCTGGATTGAAAACAATTCCGTCGACTACAGGGGACCTATGGATTACGTGGAGACAACTGATTCGGCTAGGGTGTACGCGTCATATTCTGGAGTAGAGCAAACTAGTTTTCAGAATCAAACTGATGGAAGCTTCCCAGTTTTAGAGCAACCCCAGGGCGTGGCTAATCACAGTGAAATTACGGGTTTACAAGCTCAAAACGTGAACTCATATTACCACCAGTGGCCGGCCCAGCCATCTCAACCTTATCGAGCGGATTATTATGAACAGACtaatttatcaaacattttcacCAGCAACGTTCCTTTCAACACTAACGTAACGCAACAATTTTCGGGTTTGCAAACTCAAGATTCCATTCAGTATGGAATGTATTCCCAGGAATGTGCAACTTCGTCTCATTCAAGTGTTGACCAAATTCAATATTCGATGTATCATCCCCATCCAAATTACAATCAGCCGGTTCATACGCTTTCCTCTAATTTGGCACAGTCAAGTTACGGTAATCTGGCAGgagatcaaaataataatttgaggcCAACTGTAAACGGAATACAGAAAGAAGGAAACAGTAAGTTACAACTTATAAATACATTTAAGCTATAAGAGAATTGATCTAATATTAATGGATTGAAGATTTTTTCGTGTAAATTGTTTACATTAGTAGTAATAATGTATTCcagacaaaatataaatttgttctaTTCATATGGTCACATTAtgaaaaactgaataaaataaaaaatcgcaaGATTTTTATCTATCACTGCAAATCATTAAATGTCACTTGATAtgacattaaatttgttttcaattattagttCTAATGTAcgacttttaaattgaacatctGTACAAGTTTTGTATAGTCcaatgtaatattattattattgttgttttaaCCTAATGCATGTCTCTGCAAGCCGAACTTATTTCTTGCCTGGAAGGCTGTGAATGCTAAAATCACAGAATCTTTTCCCCAagaaatatatatgtttttaagAGGATTCTAGACGACACGTATTTTATCGATTTGATGCCATTTTTTAAGCGGCTTGAAATTCCGCGCTAAGTCTGCGacgatacattttaaaattaattctaagtggTCACAAACTAGTTTAAATAAACTCCGGGGTGAATAACTAAGTCAGCACAAACATCTTTATTGATCCAATTCAGCCACAACGGTTTTAACCCACCCTTATGCAAAATATTAAGTCTCATTTATCCTAATTGAGTATGCCTAGTAAGACCGGTCTTAAACTGTATGTGTAAGCACCCCAAACAACatctataaaaatattagattagggaggttttgtggcaaaaaatcacccttaagggcatgtgccACAATCAAATACctgtattaccgacctcactttatcagttcactgaatactttttttgaacatacgaactttttttgtaagttaaatgTTAGACTGAAACTTTTGAAAAGGTATCAGAAGACCATCAAGTACGTTTATATACTTCGTTTGAGTAGGAATTTGGCtaagaatcattttcaaacaaatgaaaactaggaccattttttgacataatcttgaaattttttgaacctaagaattttttatatttacaatatcctcgaaatgtaaaaaatctacataaacgtaatttactgtcgGCTCTTACATTTCTCCAAGTATGAGAccgaaatttgatatttaaaaaaagttcgtaGGCTCTAAAAATTGCAAGGTACAAAGAAAATAAGTCAAACATTGGTTcagtttgaatttctttgaaaataatttttagcgaaatttctattcaaatgaagtacataaactAAGTTGATGATTtactgatacattttccaaagtttcagtccgatatttcACATACAAAAAACTCtttaagttcaaagaaaattcagtaaactgaaaaagtgaagtcggtaatgtaggtatttgagtgtgtcacatgcccttaatgaaacAAATTCGTGGAAATCGCCCTATTTTATTGTGCCTATTAGAACCGGTATTAAAATGTGCCCATAGAAACCCTaaacatcaaaaaataaaaaaaagttgtagatccttgtcaatagaaatctcagaatattAACTGAAGATTATTAAGCTCTGAGAAGTTTTTGTGGAATTCTCCGCAggaggtatgttaagctgacataaccacatcttcgaatcgaGTTGAATCCTATCTcgtaattaagggctcatttaatgctaatttaatgccctattgccaaatttaatgctggagtatttttttaaaccaggggttacgctagcttaacgttaagttggcggaaccccatgtgaaataaatgttaaatcgtGTTCTGTTATATCCCATAACTAAGGGCTCATTAAATGCTCATTTAATGTcaaattgccaaatttaatgcttcactATTTGTTTTAAACCGGGGGTTACACCAGCATAaagttaagctgacggaaccccatgtgaaataaacgttgaatcgagttctttcctatcacataattaaaggctcatttaatgctctccaaaccaccaaaaattattttccaaaagccacccctaatactaaaaaaaccatccttaaaataaattattcacaaatttgtaATCTGTCCATATCACATTTGAGGGCTCATTGAAGGCTAATTTTATgccttttaaacaattctaatccTCTGCTTTTCCAAAAACTAGTGATTATGCTACCTGAACGCAACGGCGATACGCGAAAATAAGACAAGTATTGACtcttaatcttttttaatcccgCATACTGTCtcaattattcagattttaatcatttttcagcaGAAATTCTTACAGATTTGAATTGTTGCTACGTCTCTTATTGGTTCAAATTTAGAGAATAATTAAGGACTCACTTGTTATTAAAAACCAGGTGTTACGCTGGCTTAACGGTAAGCTGACGTAAcccccggtttaaaaaaaaaatcgtagagcattaaatttggcaatggggcattaaatgaacATTAAATGAACCCTTAATTATATTATTGTCATAAATGCAATTTGTGcacaatttatattaagggtggtttttcagtattaggggtggcttttggaaaataattttttgtgattttggagatcattaaatgagcccttaattatgtgataggacagaactatatttaatgtttatttcccATGGGattccgtcagcttaacgttaagctagcgtaacccccggtttGAAAAAAGGGGGAGCATTACATTTGCcaatagggcattaaataagcccttaattatagtatggtcaaatttacaatttgtgcatcatttatattaagggtggtttttcagtattaggagtgGCTTTTGGAAATTAAGTTATGGTGGTTTTGGAGGGTATAAAATGAGACTTTAATTGTGTGATAGGATAGAACTCGATTCAACgcttatttcacatggggttccgtcagcttaatgttaagctagcgtaacccctggtttaaagaaaatagtgcagcatgaaatttggcaatagggcattaaattagcattaaatgagtccttaattatgagataggtcTTAACTCGATTCGAATATGTGGTTACGTCAGTTTAACATACCGCTTCAcacaggtagatatttttaaaggtccaggtagctcgtttaatgatctgccctaccgaaagaaatctctgag carries:
- the LOC117167068 gene encoding probable inactive serine/threonine-protein kinase scy2; the protein is MNQDFSKLSYKELQALAVKNRIPGNIKKNILVDILGALKCGDEGQVRRILIELKENRKRKVRKRKLEKMTAVTSTPLHSPNYSSFDDRFYSPQHLSPYHWAPPDEEIMRDDSHYEIFRQYLIHRIQTGYQNLDANNNNNNNNVAALNLKASTIESGSRSSFLATSSAQNPVMPSSLPEGYHAGGQNESQTANNCNENNYRPMILQKMLQAPLGTNLSAMARLEANRLWSSEHYRSNRELWENNSDTVTAGSESNDENWDDRADFYNQNQLPQFTLEQMMHFFQTSNQNGLNQHNSQFTYAPPNVQENCQSWIENNSVDYRGPMDYVETTDSARVYASYSGVEQTSFQNQTDGSFPVLEQPQGVANHSEITGLQAQNVNSYYHQWPAQPSQPYRADYYEQTNLSNIFTSNVPFNTNVTQQFSGLQTQDSIQYGMYSQECATSSHSSVDQIQYSMYHPHPNYNQPVHTLSSNLAQSSYGNLAGDQNNNLRPTVNGIQKEGNNFLDPYWPKWTNNNSGQFRLENMLNLQTVSTTDCSKLDNTCTVYCFVTPLVSQISGISGSQKVERSGLVTAKRQYTITTNSLVYSDSTTGMKMANLPSEIARSSERTGSDESIITLEYISDDSHHHEPIQEIWIPDYSNRDEHDSNDFLSSSCETIPE